The following are from one region of the Aspergillus luchuensis IFO 4308 DNA, chromosome 4, nearly complete sequence genome:
- the mdv1 gene encoding WD repeat-containing protein (COG:D;~EggNog:ENOG410QE49;~InterPro:IPR036322,IPR015943,IPR001680,IPR019775, IPR020472,IPR017986;~PFAM:PF00400;~go_function: GO:0005515 - protein binding [Evidence IEA]), whose amino-acid sequence MDKHRRRDESPSGLSDIVEPDGLLGTGITSRHIEAFGRKVTSTAGHLMGPAPDSSSGGHYHTAMADIQRELRHPNTQRKVFSLTQTTPTDLVRSKLSTTEIQSRAISSLPDELLANIPDDSSSYSLFQGFQASQDDIEYRRAHRRRSSKSKKLLKDGETHGALPSAPSDLKKERDLLSRRMELMGVRKNMCSSEIHDIDNKIANLHNMRKIVLDRLAGLEMEEADLEHELNEIENKLEDIQEEQEAEVPPPATPKSSEANDDSIVSEDPAMGASFMSESIYQKIPSPKSVKQRSIRKRSMPVLHEHFAPGSEIKEMPAHSDMVTAIDFDYPFGTMISAALDDTVRVWDLNVGRCVGFLEGHNASVRCLQIEDNIVATGSMDASVKLWDLSRARTTTRDNRVTRREDDEESAQADDASMASHSTTLEDCYVYSLDAHVDEVTALHFKGDTLISGSADKTLRQWDLVKGRCVQTLDVLWAAAQASTLGSETTWRPSGRLPDASADFVGAVQCFDAALACGTADGMVRLWDLRSGQVHRSLVGHTGPITCLQFDDVHLVTGSQDRSIRIWDLRTGSIFDAYAYDKPITSMMFDTKRIVAAAGENVVKVYDKADGHHWDCGAGVGVDDSGPQPATVERVRLKDGFLVEGRKDGIVAAWTC is encoded by the exons ATGGACAAACACCGCCGCCGTGATGAGTCTCCCTCCGGTCTATCAGATATTGTCGAGCCGGACGGTCTCTTAGGGACCGGCATCACG tCGCGTCATATCGAGGCCTTCGGGCGCAAAGTCACATCGACTGCTGGCCATTTGATGGGACCGGCTCCCGACTCCTCCAGCGGCGGCCACTACCACACTGCTATGGCCGATATCCAGCGCGAATTACGCCATCCCAACACCCAGCGCAAAGTCTTTTCTCTCACCCAGACCACCCCTACCGATCTGGTCCGCTCCAAGCTCTCAACCACCGAAATTCAGTCGCgggccatctcctcccttcctGACGAACTCCTCGCCAATATCCCCGACGACTCCAGCTCGTATTCTCTCTTCCAGGGCTTCCAGGCGTCGCAGGATGACATTGAGTATCGCCGCGCCCATCGTCGGCGCTCCtccaagagcaagaagctgTTGAAGGATGGGGAGACACACGGCGCTTTGCCGTCCGCTCCGTCGGATTTGAAGAAGGAACGGGACTTGCTGAGCCGCCGGATGGAACTGATGGGCGTTCGCAAGAATATGTGCAGCTCGGAGATACACGACATAGATAACAAGATCGCGAACTTACACAACATGCGGAAGATTGTGCTAGACCGATTGGCAGgcctggagatggaggaggcggatttAGAACATGAGC TGAACGAGATTGAGAACAAATTGGAGGATAtccaagaagagcaagaggcCGAGGTGCCGCCTCCCGCAACTCCCAAGTCTTCCGAGGCCAACGATGACTCGATTGTTTCCGAAGACCCAGCCATGGGTGCTTCCTTTATGTCTGAATCTATCTACCAGAAGATCCCTTCGCCGAAGAGCGTGAAGCAGCGATCTATAA GGAAACGATCGATGCCAGTTTTGCACGAACACTTTGCTCCCGGTTCTGAAATCAAAGAGATGCCGGCACACTCGGACATGGTTACCGCTATTGACTTCGACTACCCGTTTGGCACCATGATCAGTGCCGCCCTGGACGATACGGTGCGGGTGTGGGATCTCAACGTGGGCCGCTGCGTGGGCTTCCTGGAGGGACACAACGCATCTGTCCGCTGCCTACAGATTGAGGACAACATTGTCGCCACTGGATCTATGGATGCATCTGTGAAGCTCTGGGATCTGAGCCGGGCCCGGACCACAACTCGCGACAACCGCGTCACCCGACgggaggacgatgaggaatcTGCGCAAGCTGATGACGCCTCCATGGCATCTCACTCGACCACCCTGGAAGACTGCTATGTATACTCGCTTGATGCGCACGTCGATGAAGTAACCGCCCTGCACTTCAAGGGAGACACCCTGATTTCCGGATCCGCCGACAAGACGTTGCGACAGTGGGATCTGGTCAAAGGGCGCTGTGTGCAGACGCTGGATGTCTTGTGGGCAGCGGCCCAGGCGTCTACTCTAGGAAGTGAGACGACATGGCGCCCGTCGGGACGCCTTCCGGACGCTTCTGCGGACTTTGTCGGCGCGGTTCAATGTTTCGATGCGGCGCTGGCCTGCGGTACGGCGGACGGTATGGTGCGCCTGTGGGACCTTCGCAGCGGCCAAGTCCACCGGAGCTTGGTGGGCCATACCGGTCCTATTACATGCCTACAGTTCGACGATGTACACTTGGTGACTGGTAGTCAGGACCGCAGCATCAGA ATTTGGGATCTCCGAACTGGATCTATCTTTGATGCCTACGCGTACGACAAGCCCATCACCAGCATGATGTTCGACACCAAGCGCATTGTCGCGGCAGCCGGAGAGAACGTTGTCAAGGTATACGACAAGGCAGATGGCCACCACTGGGACTGTGGTGCCGGGGTTGGCGTTGACGACAGTGGGCCGCAGCCGGCCACGGTCGAGCGGGTTCGGCTCAAGGATGGATTCCTTGTTGAGGGCCGCAAGGACGGTATCGTCGCGGCGTGGACTTGTTAA